In one Deltaproteobacteria bacterium genomic region, the following are encoded:
- a CDS encoding PqqD family protein, with the protein MKRKRCIAFLVTGKRCEAWAMGKTEYCQKHQYLAKAKRKVTISSFISPELPPGENGFLFDSNSGNLYTLNRVGAFIVKQFYEGKPIAKVVEAVTENYDVGSEEALSDVLGFVDQMKELGVGAAHD; encoded by the coding sequence ATGAAGAGGAAACGTTGCATCGCTTTTTTAGTCACAGGAAAGAGGTGTGAAGCCTGGGCAATGGGAAAGACCGAGTACTGTCAAAAGCACCAGTACTTGGCCAAAGCCAAGAGGAAGGTCACCATCTCCAGCTTCATCTCTCCTGAACTTCCTCCCGGGGAGAATGGATTCCTTTTCGACTCGAACAGCGGTAACCTTTATACCCTCAACCGGGTTGGGGCTTTCATCGTCAAACAGTTTTACGAAGGCAAACCGATTGCCAAGGTGGTAGAAGCGGTCACCGAAAATTACGATGTGGGTTCAGAGGAGGCCCTCTCTGATGTTCTCGGCTTTGTTGACCAGATGAAGGAGTTGGGCGTCGGGGCAGCTCATGATTAA
- a CDS encoding ATP-grasp domain-containing protein: MIKGNLAVTGLISMDNPSPGLAIVKSIKESGQFKGKFIGLAFDVLSTGVFAHGLLDEVYLIPPPADGEGPLLERLKEIVQKTRIDTIIPTLDSETVIYARAKEKLRTMGIRLLIPEERQIKTRAKIALAEFAQRHGFNVPKTITITSKGQLQPVISDLGLPIVLKGPFLDCHIASNEEEAEVFFDRLVYSWGFPLLAQEHVVGEEYNIAALTDGERELIGAVVMKKIGITGKGKAWAGVTVHDQDFLNLGRKILAKLEWTGPIELEFLKGAFSPKFYLVEVNSRFPSWIYLAAKAGQNLPLATFQIAMGKRVKPMPPYQTGVMFYRSAQEYVVNFDLLKKIAIHGEIVYR; this comes from the coding sequence ATGATTAAGGGAAACTTGGCCGTGACTGGCCTTATCTCAATGGATAATCCCTCTCCGGGATTGGCCATTGTCAAAAGCATCAAGGAATCCGGTCAATTCAAGGGAAAGTTCATTGGATTGGCCTTCGATGTGCTATCTACGGGGGTTTTTGCCCACGGACTTCTGGACGAGGTCTATCTTATTCCTCCACCGGCGGATGGAGAGGGACCACTTCTGGAGAGGTTGAAAGAGATCGTTCAAAAAACACGCATCGACACCATCATTCCTACCCTCGATTCGGAGACGGTCATCTATGCCCGGGCAAAGGAGAAACTGCGGACCATGGGCATCCGGCTACTCATCCCTGAGGAGAGACAAATTAAGACGCGTGCCAAGATCGCCCTTGCTGAATTTGCCCAGAGGCACGGATTCAACGTTCCGAAGACAATTACTATTACCAGCAAAGGACAGCTACAACCTGTGATCAGCGATCTGGGGTTGCCAATTGTGCTTAAAGGCCCCTTCCTGGACTGTCACATCGCCAGCAACGAGGAGGAGGCTGAAGTCTTTTTCGACCGCCTCGTTTATTCCTGGGGATTTCCTCTTCTGGCCCAGGAGCACGTTGTGGGAGAAGAATATAACATCGCAGCGCTGACGGATGGAGAAAGGGAATTGATCGGGGCTGTGGTAATGAAGAAGATTGGCATCACCGGAAAGGGGAAAGCCTGGGCAGGAGTAACCGTCCATGATCAGGATTTCCTCAACTTGGGGAGAAAGATCCTGGCTAAACTGGAGTGGACCGGGCCTATTGAATTAGAGTTCCTCAAGGGAGCCTTCTCACCAAAATTCTACTTAGTCGAAGTGAACTCCAGGTTTCCCTCCTGGATCTACCTGGCAGCCAAAGCCGGGCAGAACCTACCGCTCGCCACTTTCCAAATCGCAATGGGGAAACGGGTAAAGCCAATGCCCCCCTACCAGACCGGAGTGATGTTCTACCGTTCCGCCCAGGAATATGTTGTCAACTTTGACCTCCTTAAAAAAATTGCCATTCATGGGGAGATTGTCTACCGTTGA
- a CDS encoding ATP-grasp domain-containing protein — translation MRKQKKDQINVAVTGLNSSQTPSPGIGVIHSLRIDPQVRVSIVALAYDMFSDGIHSLPLADEVVEVPFPQTHPEPFLKKLAAITSRVHIDCLIPTIDAEVAVISRMEADLKNLGIRVLLPKEDSLKAISKEQLVGLEPFKSFSLPRSAVIHSRNDLFYQSRVLSFPLMLKGPLGEAYQAGSLTEAGVYFDLLTRTWGTPIILQSAVQGEEYAVACLADQRREAVGIVAMKKIIQDAGGTTWAGVTVQEQELTKIARHLIKHFEWIGPMEIEFIKETVSGRYYLIEINNRFPAWIYLATQAGQNMPLAYLQLALGKKVRPFEGYQSGMLFVRIADDLVTDIGSLARLMTKGEWTFHEKKKKRSL, via the coding sequence TTGAGAAAACAAAAAAAAGACCAAATCAACGTGGCTGTCACCGGCCTTAACTCTTCGCAAACCCCTTCCCCTGGGATCGGAGTGATTCACAGCCTGAGAATAGATCCTCAAGTCCGGGTCTCTATCGTTGCCCTGGCCTACGACATGTTTTCGGATGGAATCCATTCCCTTCCCCTGGCCGATGAAGTTGTTGAGGTACCTTTCCCTCAGACCCATCCGGAGCCATTTTTAAAAAAGCTCGCCGCCATCACTTCGAGGGTCCACATAGACTGTCTTATCCCGACCATTGACGCGGAGGTAGCCGTCATTTCACGTATGGAGGCTGATTTGAAAAACTTGGGCATCAGGGTTTTACTGCCAAAAGAGGATAGCCTCAAAGCCATCTCGAAGGAGCAATTGGTCGGATTGGAGCCTTTCAAGAGCTTCAGCCTGCCGCGCTCGGCGGTCATCCATTCACGAAACGATCTTTTCTATCAGTCTCGGGTTTTGAGTTTCCCCTTGATGCTGAAGGGGCCTTTGGGAGAGGCTTATCAGGCTGGCTCCTTGACAGAAGCCGGGGTCTATTTCGACTTGCTGACCAGAACTTGGGGAACGCCCATTATCCTGCAGAGTGCCGTTCAGGGAGAGGAATATGCGGTGGCCTGTCTCGCCGACCAGCGCAGAGAGGCCGTTGGAATCGTCGCCATGAAAAAGATCATCCAGGATGCCGGGGGCACGACTTGGGCGGGGGTCACCGTTCAAGAACAAGAACTCACAAAGATCGCTCGACATTTGATTAAACACTTCGAATGGATTGGCCCCATGGAAATAGAGTTCATCAAAGAAACGGTTTCGGGCCGATACTACCTGATTGAGATTAACAACCGGTTTCCAGCCTGGATCTACCTAGCAACCCAGGCAGGTCAAAATATGCCCCTGGCCTACCTTCAGCTCGCCCTGGGGAAAAAAGTAAGGCCCTTCGAAGGGTATCAATCCGGTATGCTTTTTGTGCGCATTGCTGACGATCTGGTCACTGACATCGGTTCGTTGGCCAGACTCATGACCAAGGGAGAATGGACCTTCCATGAAAAAAAGAAAAAAAGAAGTTTATGA